From a single Polycladomyces subterraneus genomic region:
- a CDS encoding membrane lipoprotein lipid attachment site-containing protein: MRRMLLLFVSMFVVAGCQEPHAHDAKEPHRLQKKEQIGLDSQFHFSVGKTYDDRYSQIIRGSLRY; the protein is encoded by the coding sequence ATGAGACGGATGTTATTATTGTTTGTTTCCATGTTCGTTGTCGCTGGCTGTCAGGAACCCCACGCCCATGATGCGAAAGAACCACATCGCTTGCAAAAAAAAGAACAAATCGGATTGGACTCTCAGTTCCACTTTTCAGTCGGAAAAACGTACGATGATCGGTATTCCCAAATAATTAGGGGTTCTTTGCGATACTAA